A single region of the Chrysoperla carnea chromosome 5, inChrCarn1.1, whole genome shotgun sequence genome encodes:
- the LOC123299726 gene encoding chymotrypsin-1-like: MHTRIFLTALLTALFVATSEADYIRVKRIINGTLAPSVPWAARLITSNSGYMIYSQCGGSLINAQWVLTAKHCLINPDGTDSGVKQIAVGNNNYARGKLRRVAAKYFVSHTKFQYLADDIALIKLDRPVYGVTPVKIQLQNNLDYGGMWATIYGWGHTVEGAGHDDSSTVDLRATSVILVDRRYCEPNKICFDPNLTRTNACVGDSGGPMVYNYNNEQVLLGVTSTVSAQPLCSGAILTGYMSVPYYANWIRSTIRNY, from the exons ATGCATACAAGAATATTCTTAACAGCTTTACTCACAGCTTTATTTGTTGCGACAA gtGAAGCTGATTATATTCGTGTTAAACGAATCATTAATGGAACCTTAGCACCTTCTGTCCCATGGGCCGCTAGATTAATTACCAGTAATTCGGGGTATATGATCTACAGCCAGTGTGGAGGAAGTTTAATCAATGCACAATGGGTGTTAACGGCCAAACATTGTCTCATTAATCCAGACGGCACTGATTCTggg GTAAAACAAATAGCAGTTGGCAACAATAACTATGCACGAGGAAAACTTCGAAGAGTTGCTGCAAAATATTTCGTTAGTCACACAAAATTCCAATATTTAGCTGATGATATCGCTTTAATCAAATTAGATCGTCCAGTTTATGGCGTAACACCagttaaaattcaattacaaaacaatttaGATTATGGCGGTATGTGGGCAACAATTTATGGTTGGGGTCATACAGTCGAAGGCGCAGGACATGATGATAGTTCaacagttgatttacgtgcaacATCAGTGATTTTAGTTGATCGTAGATATTGTgaaccaaataaaatttgttttgatccAAATCTTACCCGTACAAATGCCTGTGTTGGAGATAGTGGTGGTCCAAtggtttataattataataatgaacaaGTACTGCTCGGTGTTACGTCCACAGTTTCGGCACAACCTTTGTGTTCTGGCGCTATTCTAACTGGATATATGAGTGTACCATATTATGCTAATTGGATTCGAAGTACCATTCGAAATTATTGA